One window of Streptomyces sp. NBC_00273 genomic DNA carries:
- a CDS encoding ABC transporter permease, which yields MGTAPAGASDGPARAPQPAPLAPGARFFPALAAVYRAQLSRARVARIPLLFVATFQSVGIMILMRGVVDGGSEARAVVAGSSVLVVAFVALNLLAQYFGQLRAGGGLDHYATLPVPPASVVLGAAAAYASFTLPGTLVTAVFGCLLFGLPMSGLWILAAVVPLAGAALAGLGAALGLLAPRQELATLAGQLGMSAALLLGVLPPERMPELIVWARDLLPSTYGVEAFARTFAPEPDWAAVAFDLGVCGAVGVLSLTVATWAYRRAAVR from the coding sequence GTGGGCACCGCGCCCGCGGGCGCCTCTGACGGGCCTGCACGGGCGCCGCAGCCCGCGCCGCTGGCGCCCGGCGCGCGGTTCTTCCCCGCCCTGGCCGCCGTCTACCGGGCCCAGCTGTCCCGGGCCCGGGTGGCCCGGATCCCGCTGCTGTTCGTCGCCACCTTCCAGTCCGTCGGGATCATGATCCTGATGCGGGGCGTGGTCGACGGGGGCTCGGAGGCCCGCGCCGTCGTCGCCGGCTCCTCGGTGCTCGTCGTCGCCTTCGTCGCCCTGAACCTGCTCGCCCAGTACTTCGGACAGCTGCGGGCCGGCGGCGGGCTCGACCACTACGCCACCCTGCCCGTGCCGCCCGCATCGGTGGTGCTGGGCGCGGCCGCCGCGTACGCCTCCTTCACGCTGCCGGGCACCCTGGTCACCGCCGTCTTCGGCTGCCTGCTGTTCGGGCTGCCGATGAGCGGGCTGTGGATCCTGGCCGCGGTGGTACCGCTGGCCGGGGCCGCGCTGGCCGGGCTCGGCGCGGCGCTGGGACTGCTGGCACCGCGGCAGGAGCTGGCCACCCTCGCGGGGCAGCTCGGCATGTCGGCGGCGCTGCTGCTCGGGGTGCTGCCGCCGGAGCGGATGCCGGAGCTGATCGTGTGGGCCCGGGACCTGCTGCCGTCCACGTACGGCGTCGAGGCGTTCGCCCGTACCTTCGCCCCGGAACCGGACTGGGCCGCCGTCGCCTTCGACCTGGGCGTGTGCGGGGCCGTCGGGGTCCTCTCGCTCACCGTCGCGACCTGGGCGTACCGCCGGGCGGCCGTCCGCTGA
- the ybaK gene encoding Cys-tRNA(Pro) deacylase has product MAKKSKQAAGTPAIVALTAAGVPFTTHAYEHDPAHPSYGEEAAQALGVSPAQVFKTLVADVDGVLTVAVVPVSGSLDLKALATAVGGKRAAMADPSLAERTTGYVLGGISPLGQRKRLRTVIDASASAHPTICCSAGRRGLEIELSPSDLTTLTSATLAPIARQN; this is encoded by the coding sequence ATGGCGAAGAAGTCCAAGCAGGCGGCGGGCACCCCGGCGATCGTCGCCCTGACGGCAGCGGGCGTGCCGTTCACCACGCACGCGTACGAGCACGACCCGGCCCATCCCTCGTACGGGGAGGAGGCGGCGCAGGCGCTCGGCGTCTCGCCCGCCCAGGTCTTCAAGACCCTGGTCGCGGACGTGGACGGGGTCCTGACGGTGGCGGTGGTCCCGGTCTCCGGGTCACTGGACCTGAAGGCCCTGGCGACGGCGGTCGGCGGCAAGCGTGCGGCGATGGCCGACCCGTCCCTGGCGGAGCGCACCACGGGCTACGTCCTCGGCGGCATCTCCCCGCTGGGGCAGCGCAAGCGCCTGCGCACGGTGATCGACGCCTCTGCCTCGGCGCACCCCACGATCTGCTGCTCGGCGGGCCGCCGCGGCCTGGAGATCGAACTCTCCCCGTCGGACCTGACCACCCTCACCTCGGCCACCCTGGCCCCGATCGCCCGTCAGAACTAG
- a CDS encoding LON peptidase substrate-binding domain-containing protein has product MTTVRLPLFPLNSVLFPGLVLPLNIFEERYRAMMRELLKTGEDEPRRFAVVAIRDGREVAPTAPGLPDQTSLPERGPAAGFGPDPIQAFHRVGCIADAATVREREDGSFEVLATGTTRVRLISVDASGPFLTAELEELPEDAGDGAGVLAEGVLRAFRNYQKRLAGARERSLTGAELPDEPSVVSYLVAAAAVLDIPAKQRLLQAPDTATRLAEELKLLRTETAVIRHLPSLPAVDLTRAPTSPN; this is encoded by the coding sequence GTGACCACCGTTCGCCTGCCCCTCTTCCCGCTGAATTCGGTGCTGTTCCCGGGACTCGTCCTGCCGCTGAACATCTTCGAGGAGCGTTATCGCGCCATGATGCGCGAGCTGCTGAAGACGGGCGAGGACGAGCCGCGCCGTTTCGCGGTCGTCGCGATCCGCGACGGCCGGGAGGTCGCGCCGACCGCGCCCGGCCTGCCGGACCAGACGTCCCTGCCCGAGCGGGGCCCGGCGGCGGGCTTCGGCCCCGACCCGATCCAGGCCTTCCACCGAGTGGGTTGCATCGCCGACGCGGCGACCGTCCGGGAGCGGGAGGACGGCAGCTTCGAGGTCCTGGCGACCGGTACGACGCGGGTCCGGCTGATCTCGGTCGACGCCTCGGGCCCCTTCCTGACGGCGGAGCTGGAAGAGCTCCCGGAGGACGCGGGCGACGGCGCGGGCGTCCTGGCCGAGGGCGTGCTGCGGGCCTTCCGCAACTACCAGAAGCGGCTGGCCGGGGCCCGCGAGCGGTCCCTGACGGGCGCGGAGCTCCCCGACGAGCCCTCGGTGGTCTCCTACCTGGTGGCAGCGGCGGCGGTGCTGGACATCCCGGCGAAGCAGCGGCTGCTCCAGGCCCCGGACACCGCGACCCGGCTGGCGGAGGAGCTGAAGCTGCTGCGTACGGAGACGGCGGTGATCCGTCACCTGCCGTCCCTGCCGGCGGTGGACCTGACCCGTGCCCCGACGAGCCCGAACTGA
- a CDS encoding oxidoreductase, producing MTEARTDEEPADLTASERRMWDAYRTGSICDLSARAADRDDPHAEHVWGPERSVRARVVARLLLHGPPPVPGRVASLKLRGVRISGRLELSGGAVAPYVELQSCRFDSEIQLSEARFGTLRLINCAIPRLEAARLHTEGDLHLPRCRVARGIRLTDAQIGTDLLVSQAVVQRDNKGRAIAADGMSVAQDLQGELLETYGEVSLRGAKVGVSMNLRGARLRNPQGRFALNAPQLTVERTLYLTSIALDYAAYGGSSTPPYGLGPTPTRGRRAQHFECRGGLRLDDGRFGDAIDFYGARFTLTPEQEISLRRIQTPEFRFVGERPEQGRVVVSGAKVVKLVDTSTSWPGPGGLSIEGFVYENLAPRGHFPLSRRLEWVAAATPEYSPEPYERLAAVLRASGEDQDAREVLLAKQRRRRATLPLGPKAWGYLQDWTVVYGYRPGRAALWMAVLWAAGALLFSQLHPPAIKEDEHPQWSAALYALDLLLPVIDLGQQGQWKLEGGWQWGAAGLVVMGWILATTVAAGASRLLRRG from the coding sequence GTGACCGAGGCGCGCACGGACGAGGAACCGGCGGATCTCACCGCTTCCGAACGCCGCATGTGGGACGCGTACCGCACGGGCAGCATCTGCGATCTCAGCGCCCGCGCCGCCGACCGCGACGATCCGCACGCCGAGCACGTCTGGGGGCCCGAGCGCAGTGTCCGCGCCCGGGTGGTCGCCCGGCTGCTGCTGCACGGTCCGCCGCCCGTGCCGGGCCGGGTGGCCTCGCTCAAGCTGCGCGGGGTGCGGATCAGCGGGCGGCTGGAACTGTCCGGTGGCGCGGTCGCCCCGTACGTGGAGCTCCAGTCCTGCCGCTTCGACAGCGAGATCCAGCTGTCCGAGGCCCGCTTCGGCACGCTGCGCCTGATCAACTGCGCGATACCCCGGCTGGAGGCGGCCCGGCTGCACACCGAGGGCGATCTGCACCTGCCGCGCTGCCGGGTGGCGCGCGGGATCCGGCTGACCGACGCGCAGATCGGCACCGACCTGCTGGTCAGCCAGGCCGTGGTGCAGCGGGACAACAAGGGCCGGGCGATCGCCGCGGACGGGATGTCGGTGGCGCAGGACTTACAGGGGGAGCTGCTGGAGACGTACGGGGAGGTGAGCCTGCGCGGCGCCAAGGTCGGCGTGTCGATGAACCTGCGCGGGGCCCGCCTGCGCAACCCGCAGGGGCGGTTCGCACTGAACGCCCCGCAGCTGACCGTCGAGCGGACCCTGTACCTGACCTCCATCGCGCTGGACTACGCGGCGTACGGGGGCTCCTCCACTCCCCCGTACGGGCTGGGGCCGACGCCCACCCGGGGCCGGCGGGCCCAGCACTTCGAGTGCCGGGGCGGGCTGCGGCTGGACGACGGCCGCTTCGGCGACGCCATCGACTTCTACGGGGCGCGGTTCACGCTCACCCCCGAGCAGGAGATATCCCTGCGCCGGATCCAGACCCCCGAGTTCCGGTTCGTCGGCGAGCGGCCGGAGCAGGGCCGGGTGGTGGTGTCCGGGGCCAAGGTGGTGAAGCTGGTCGACACCTCCACGAGCTGGCCGGGCCCGGGCGGGCTGTCCATCGAGGGGTTCGTCTACGAGAACCTCGCGCCCCGCGGGCACTTCCCGCTCTCCCGCCGCCTGGAGTGGGTGGCGGCGGCCACTCCCGAGTACTCGCCGGAGCCGTACGAGCGGCTGGCCGCCGTACTGCGGGCGAGCGGCGAGGACCAGGACGCCCGCGAGGTGCTGCTGGCCAAGCAGCGGCGGCGCCGGGCCACGCTGCCGCTCGGGCCGAAGGCGTGGGGGTACCTCCAGGACTGGACGGTGGTCTACGGCTACCGGCCGGGCCGGGCCGCCCTGTGGATGGCGGTGCTGTGGGCGGCGGGGGCGCTGCTGTTCTCCCAGCTCCACCCGCCGGCGATCAAGGAGGACGAGCATCCGCAGTGGAGCGCCGCCCTGTACGCGCTGGATCTGCTGCTCCCGGTGATCGACCTCGGTCAGCAGGGTCAGTGGAAGCTGGAGGGCGGCTGGCAGTGGGGGGCGGCGGGCCTGGTCGTCATGGGCTGGATCCTGGCCACGACGGTGGCGGCGGGGGCTTCCCGGCTCCTGCGGCGGGGGTGA
- the hisD gene encoding histidinol dehydrogenase: protein MISRIDLRGDALPEGGALRSLLPRAEFDVAAALEKVRPICEDVHHRGTAALIEYAQKFDGVELSQVRVPAEAIKAALEELDPAVRAALEESIRRARIVHRGQRRTEHTTQVVPGGTVTEKWVPVERVGLYAPGGRSVYPSSVVMNVVPAQEAGVESIALASPPQKEFGGLPHPTILAACALLGVDEVYAVGGAQAVAMFAYGTEDCLPSNMVTGPGNIWVAAAKRYFTGKIGIDTEAGPTEIAVLADSTADPVHVAADLISQAEHDPLAAAVLVTDSAELADAVEKELEPQVAATKHVEDRIKPALAGKQSAIVLVDSLEDGLKVVDAYGAEHLEIQTADAAAWAARVRNAGAIFVGPWAPVSLGDYCAGSNHVLPTGGCACHSSGLSVQSFLRGIHIVDYTRDALAEVTHHVVTLAEAEDLPAHGAALKARFGWKVPTP, encoded by the coding sequence GTGATCTCTCGTATCGACCTGCGCGGTGACGCCCTCCCCGAGGGCGGCGCCCTGCGCTCCCTGCTGCCCCGTGCCGAGTTCGACGTAGCGGCCGCCCTGGAGAAGGTGCGGCCCATCTGCGAGGACGTCCATCATCGTGGCACGGCGGCGCTGATCGAGTACGCGCAGAAGTTCGACGGGGTCGAGCTCTCGCAGGTCCGGGTACCCGCGGAGGCCATCAAGGCCGCCCTGGAAGAGCTGGACCCGGCCGTCCGCGCCGCCCTGGAGGAGTCGATCCGGCGCGCCCGGATCGTGCACCGGGGCCAGCGCCGCACCGAGCACACCACCCAGGTGGTCCCCGGCGGCACCGTGACCGAGAAGTGGGTTCCGGTCGAGCGCGTGGGGCTGTACGCCCCGGGCGGCCGCTCGGTGTACCCGTCCTCCGTCGTCATGAACGTCGTGCCGGCCCAGGAGGCGGGCGTCGAGTCGATCGCGCTCGCGTCCCCGCCGCAGAAGGAGTTCGGCGGCCTGCCGCACCCGACGATCCTCGCCGCGTGCGCGCTGCTCGGCGTGGACGAGGTGTACGCGGTGGGCGGTGCGCAGGCCGTGGCGATGTTCGCGTACGGGACCGAGGACTGCCTCCCCTCCAACATGGTGACCGGCCCCGGCAACATCTGGGTCGCCGCCGCCAAGCGCTACTTCACCGGGAAGATCGGCATCGACACCGAGGCCGGCCCGACCGAGATCGCCGTCCTCGCCGACTCCACGGCCGACCCGGTGCACGTCGCCGCCGACCTGATCAGCCAGGCCGAGCACGACCCGCTGGCCGCCGCCGTGCTCGTCACGGACTCCGCGGAGCTCGCGGACGCCGTCGAGAAGGAGCTGGAGCCGCAGGTCGCCGCGACCAAGCACGTCGAGGACCGGATCAAGCCCGCCCTCGCCGGCAAGCAGTCCGCGATCGTGCTGGTCGACAGCCTGGAGGACGGCCTCAAGGTCGTCGACGCGTACGGCGCCGAACACCTGGAGATCCAGACCGCCGACGCCGCCGCCTGGGCCGCCCGCGTCCGCAACGCCGGCGCGATCTTCGTCGGCCCGTGGGCCCCGGTCTCCCTCGGCGACTACTGCGCCGGCTCGAACCACGTGCTGCCCACCGGCGGCTGCGCCTGCCACTCCTCCGGCCTGTCCGTGCAGTCCTTCCTGCGCGGCATCCACATCGTCGACTACACGCGCGACGCCCTCGCCGAGGTCACCCACCACGTGGTGACGCTGGCCGAGGCCGAGGACCTGCCCGCGCACGGCGCCGCCCTGAAGGCGCGCTTCGGATGGAAGGTCCCCACCCCGTGA